Within the Dryobates pubescens isolate bDryPub1 chromosome 2, bDryPub1.pri, whole genome shotgun sequence genome, the region GCTGAGGTCTTAAAATTAACAGTGCTTTATGGCTCAATCAATAGGCCTTGCTCCTTGAGCAAGATTAGAAATCAAATGGCACATTTCTTTCTGTTAACCCTGTTTGCTCTCCCTATAGGCTCTTCTGCCTGAAAGCATCAAGAGTTTAAGTTCTTCTCTAGGAGGAAGCCAGAGAAAATCTATTGAGAGCTGCCTCCAGAGTACTGTATTGGACACACTTTAAATAACAATAGGGGTTATTAGTGTATTAGTTTGTTGGTAATTGCTAGAGAAGATAAGTCTTCCCAATATTTGAATATGCAAAGTGGCTTTGGCTagctgaaaaagagaagagggggaaggaaaaaaaaaaaaaagagacaaaccaTGCCACTGCTGTGAATAACAGGGATGATGAAAAATCACTGTAGGTAAAATAGAAAACCACCTACTAGAAATACCTTCCCAGGTTTGTTATCCCCCGCTGAAGACATGATATTTTCCCTCTGGTATTTCATTTTTACTGGGGCAATGACACAGTTGTTTTCAAAGGGAGAGGGACTGTGTTTGCACCTATTTCTTGTTTGACAGTGACCTCTATGAACCAGTCatcactgctctctgcctgtTGTTTTCTTGTTAGCTCTTTGCTGTCAAATTAATTACTGTGAAGTACTAAGCTTGTTGCATTCACGTGCTCTCAttagctcacaggatgtcagagtGATTGGATTTTTagcattatttctttttttacattCCAGGCTTTCCATTCAAAACCTGTTACTGGCAGGGAGGAAATACTGTATCTAATTCTGATCTCCCATCAGGCTAGCTCCAGTGCTGCTGAAGATTTGACTTACAGTGCTGTCTGTGCAATTAGACCGTGTTTATATTAAATCCAACATGAACAATCAGGTTGGGATTGCAGTGTGATTTTTGAAGCACAGCCGTAagtgcttttctttttgcagtACAGAACAAGAAAGTAAGTATTTATGATGAGAAATAGCATTTATCCCTTCCATTCTTATATCACGGTAATGAGCTGGTCCTCCAGCTGACCTTTTTTCTGTTCCTGCATTGCTTGTATTACTGACAGCTACTGTGCATGACTGTGCAGTCCAGGAATCTATGAGAAGTTTCATTCCTCTTCTAAgaactgaagctggaggagcttcTTTGCTGTCATGCTTGAAATTTGTCTGTCCTGCATCTGCCCCTAGAAAAGGTCTGTCTCAATGAAAATACAGATCTCAGTACCTTCTTTTTTAATTCTTGAAGTTagattgaaaaaaaagaaaagaaaagaaaagaaaaaagtacaaGGAGGGCAGCCACCAGTTCCAGGGTCTAGGCCTGTTCCTGGGCTGTAAGATGCTCCTTTGCCGAGTTCCGAGCACAGGCTTCACCGTGCCTCCCGCATCttagccccagctctgcctccgcCGGACCCCCTGGGAGCCGGACAGCAGAAACCTCCACCCCTACCTGTGACCGCCGGTTCCCACGTGCCTCGGAGCCACGGCCCCCGCCCCGAGTCAGTTCCGGGtcggacccccccccccctcggTAATTCAGCGCGGGGCTCCGACGGCTGCCGCAGCCGCTGCCGGGTCCCGGCGATTCGCTCTGCCCCCGCCACCGCCCCCGCCGCCCGTTTCCACGCGTTGCCCAGAGGGGGCGCCCTCTGCTCAGGCTTCCCCGCGGCGGGGGCGCGCAGGGCCCCGGAGCAGCGCGCGGAGGCCGCGGCTGCCGGGGACCCGCgcaggtgagcagagccacgatcctgcccctgccccactccctgcccaccctcccGGACCTGTTCCTGGGGAGAGAGTTGGggggcgtgtgtgtgtgtgagagaggcGTGGGGCGGTGTAAGAGGCGCAGCGTGGCTCGCTCTAACGCTGCGGGGGCACGGCGCTCTCGTTCCGCTCCCCAAGTCCCTGGCTCCTTGACCCCGGCGCTTGGCTGTTAGGGGTAGCTAGGTGGGAACCTCTCCTGATCTCTGCGGGAAGGGGGTCACTGTTCATCCCGTCTTCGCCTTGGACAGCCCTCCTCCCCAAAGCCCGGGGCTGCTCCACGGaggtgagaaggaaaacaggttCGCAGGGCACGGGCAGGGCCGGCACGCTTGTCGGCTCCCAGCCGCGGCTGCGGGAGCGCGGCGTTCCCGTTATCTCCCCTCCCGACTCCCCTCGCCGCCGCCCCTAGCTCCCCCGCGCTGCCTCCGCGTCCCTTCTGCCCCAGGGAAAACACACACAATCCCCGGCACCCGCCCCGATTACCCGGcccattaaaacaaaccaacaaaaacccgcCCCGTCACAAAGTGAACCCGACGGTAAACTTTCTAATGACTTCTTCTTTCAAGTGCTTAAAAGGCAAGGAATaccggggggaggggagggcatcCCGGCCGGGACGCGAGTGGGGCCCGGGGCTACTACCGCTCGGGGTCCGTCCGTCCTGCCCAGGGacgggacagggacagggacgcGGGTCGGTGTGCGGTGGGTGTGTTTGCAAAaccgggagggagggaggggacgaGGGGAGTTAAAGAAACAGCATAGTTAATATTTCCACATCAGGAAGTTACTGTAATAGCCCAGGGGGCAAAAGACTTAACTTAATCTCCTAAATAGTGAGGAACCCATGGCGTCTCTGTTATAGGTTGGAGTTCCCACGTGGTTTTAACTCCTGTATAAAAGTTTCAGTAGAAAGTGCCACAATGTCGTGATTTTGCAGGGGGGGAAAATTAGCAAGAGGCGATCAGAGGAAGATAAGCGAGGAGCGAGCCGCTTCCCCGAGACCTTCCACTGCGGATCCGAGAGAGAACATCAGACgcgttaaaaaaaacaaaacaaaacaaaacacagcgtTCAAGCCAGCACAAGGCGAGCGAAAAGATCAAAAAGACtcggagagagagagggagacagATTAACtggagcagcggcagcagcagcaacaacaacaacaacaaaaatcacacttaaaataatattaacaataataataaaataaaacccaaaccaccaacaagGGAGATATTGTTTAAAAAGAGCGAGCGAGTGAGCCGAAGAGCTGGTCTGACCGAGTGGATCCGTGCAGCTTCTCCTGGGATCGCCGGGATCGCCCCGATTCCCCGCTCCGCAGCCGCGCAGCGTGCAGTGAAACTGCCCGcgggaggggtggggtggggggggagccGCGCCTGGAGCCGCCGCAGCATCCTCGCCGGACTCCAGACCCTCCGCGCTgctttgaaaataaaagcatctTGCTAATAATACGCGGAGTGGTGAGAAGACTCGCAACTGTGGAGCTGCCAGCCGCGCACCCCTTCCCCGCCGCCccggccccctccccagctatgCTCCGGGTCAACTTTGATGGCACGTTGAGAAGCAGCGGGCGCTGAACGGGGACAACCGAGCGGCGCGGAGCCGACCTGCTCAGAGACCTGCACCCACGGCCTGTGGATTGTTGTCTTGCGGGGGCGGAGTGGGCGGGGGGGTACAAGTGGCAtttctcccccccaaccccccctccttCCAGGCTATAAATTGGATTGTATATAAATCTGCTTCGTTTATCTCCCTGACCCCCCTCAATGACGCTGGACTAAAGAGCTCTCCTCTCCGCGGCCCGCCCGGACCTGCCGAAACGAGCGATGGACCAGGAGCGGCTGCGCCCAGGGATGCCCCTCTGAAGCGGCGCGGGGCACCGGGGCAGCGCGGCGCCACCTCCCCCTTTGCTCCCCGGCTCCCCTCGCACCTCCAGCTCGCTCCCGGCTCCCCCCTCCCTCGTCCTCGGGCTCCTCAGCCACCCCCTCACCTGCTGCCGTCCCCCTCCCCCGTGGAGCCAGGCTTTCCGTGCACGCcaagcctgctgccccccccaccccccccacccccccgccgcTTCCAACTTCGCCCTCGGTGCCTGCGTGTGCAGCCTCCCCCCTCCGCCTCCCCGGCGGCACACGCCGCTTCCCCGGGCACCCCCTCCCTCCGCCGCGGCTCCCCCCTTGCGCGGAGCGGTTGCGGCCCCCCAGCTTGGCTGCCACCGCCCCCTCCGCGCCGCGGAGCGCTCGGAGCGGCGCTGCCTGCAGACGGGCTCCCTGCGGCGCTTCGGGGCGGCCCCCAGCTCGGCCCCCCGCTCCTCCGCCATGGACGGGGCGGCTCGCCGGGGGGTGCTGGCCGTGCTGCTGGCCtgtgggctgctcctgctgggcgcCGCGGCCACCCCGACTCCGCCGGCCCCCGCTGGCGGCTCCCCGCAGGACACATGCACCTCCTGCGGCTTCCGGCGGCCCGAGGAGCCGGGCAAGGTGGACGGGGATTTCCTGGAGGCAGTGAAGAGGCACATTCTGAGCCGACTGCAGATGCGGGACCGGCCCAACATCACGCACGCCGTGCCCAAGGCAGCCATGGTCACCGCGCTGCGCAAGCTGCACGCCGGCAAGGTGCGAGAGGACGGCCGCGTGGAGATCCCGAGCCTGGACGGGCAGGCGAGCTCCGGACCCCCGGCCCACGACCCCGTCTCCGAGATCATCAGCTTCGCCGAGACAGGTGGGCGCCGCCCGGCTCGCTCTTCCTTGCCCGGCCTGCCTCGGCCCCCTGCCCTGTCACTCTGCCTGCTTGTCCTGCCCTCACCTCTGGCAGTCCCCCTGCGCGACCCCCGTCAGACCTCTGGCTCGCCCTGCCTGTCCTCCTGTTCACcttctctgtcccttctgcctgaCTCCTGGCAGTTCCCCTGGTCGTCcttgcctggccctgcagctggtCCCTCTGTGCGCCCTGCCTATCCTCCTGTCTGCTGCAGGCATCTGGCTGTCGGGCTCACCCGCATGCCTTCCACCTCACCCGCTCTCCCCTCTGGCCCAGCTCGCACCTTCCCGTACTCCTTAAGTGTACTCGGGATTCTTCCCGGGTAGTACTCTGCAACTCCTTTCGCTCATCCCTTCATCCCAGCTAAGCCTCCGTGCCCCCGGCTTCCCTCCAGCGGTCCTTCCAGCTGCACCGTGGCTTGCCTCCGTTGCTGTGCATCCCACTGTCCCTCCTCCGCCTGTCCCACTCGATCTCTTGCATCCCTCGCCTCGTCTGTCTGCTCTGTGCATTCATCTGGTTCACTGCATGCATCTGTCTGTTGAGGCTTGCATTTGCCTGTCCTCCCTTTCTATTCCTTTCCCATTTATTTAGCTTCCATTCATACTGTTGGCCTTGTCTATCTGTCCCCTGTGTGCAGCCTCCTACCAGGTGTGTCTGTCTCCTCTCTGTCCATAAGTCCATTTCCTAACTGTGCCACCCATCCCCACAGTACCAGCCATCTCAGTCCTGTCCAGCATTGCAGTTATGTGTCACTGAGTCCCTTCACCGTAGCTTTCCAGCGGTTTATCCAAGCAACCACTGTGCCTGTTAACTTTGCACATCTGGCTATAACACCATCAGTCTGCAAATTAGCTCTCTTGTCTGTCTGCCCATCTCACCTTCATCACTCTATCACACAgttcattttttaatttatctCTCTGTGGCATCTATATGTCATTTGTCCACAAAATAAATCTCTTTCTCTCCTGTATACTGCCCACTCATATTCTTAATCTACCCTCCCACTTACCAAAGGCATATACATTTACAGTATCTATGGGATCTGTTGCATCATACATATGCTTGTTATATGCACATACAAAATTTATGGGCACACACAACCTCACACAACACAAGTGATGTGGATCAGTGCAGAAACACTGTGCTGttctttttctgtcactgtCACCACATTTCATAAAGAACTTGTGTATTTACTAACATGCAAAAGGCTTTCTTAGCAAATGTTTCTtgggtttattattttttaatagccTGTTGTTGGGAGCTCTGGGTTGGGCTTGTACATCCGTTTGGTATTCAATCAATCACTGGCTTTTGTAGCACTTCCAAAATCAACTTTACATAAAACATAGATaaacacagtgaaaatttttgTCAAGGTACCGAATGGACACAGAAGGCACATTTGGAAGGTATCTAGGATAACAAATTAAGACACCAGCTACGCAAAAAATCCCATTCAGAGACTGACAAAAATGATAAAGACtcttaggaaaagaaaaggaagaaaaaagctgCATTTGGCTCTGTACAGAAGCAACGAAACAGATAAGGGCAGATGAGAAAATGCCTTTCCAGCAATAATTTTAAATAGCAATTGGGAGGCTTTGATTCAAGGACTAGAATTACAGCCTCTGCCATAAAGGCCAGCTTGCACATTTATCACCTACGCCAAATTTAGTTAGGACTTGTACAAAATTGCAGGAGGGCCACTGGTATTTCTGAAACATTTCATGCAGCCGGCTCTTTTGTTTACAAATAAAGGGTTATGTTAGACATTTGGTGACATTTGGTTTTCCTTGACAATTTCACTCCTTGATTTCTGGTGTTATTGAGAAGCGTATTGAGAACAGTCAGTAACGGCGTTACAGCGAGAGCAACCGCTTCATTGCCTCGCCTTGTATGGGAGTTTATCATTTCGGGGGGAAAAGGCGGAGATTGAAGCAATTACTAATAGCAGATATTCTAACAGACTGAGTGGGGGTTAGGTTGATCTATTGGACAAGCAGGCACATTACTGAAATATTTCCCCCTCTGCCTTGTGAATCCTCTCTGTTAAACAACGATGACAATACgtgaaaatggaaacaaaatccCTTGCTTGGCGTGTGCATTGGCATTTCGGTGGTTATTGAAAGGGTTCTCCCTGTGAGAATTGGCAGGTAGCTGAAAGTTAAAACTGTTCTTAAACCGATGGGATAGCTGAGTCCAAGTGCCGGTCTTATCTAGGTGCTGCTGTAGCATCTTTAAAGCTGGCCAGATGGAAAGAGCTCTTGCTGGTTTCTGTGGATCGGATACATCTGACTACAGCCCGATGATGAATGTTGTAGTAGGAAGTCCCTTTTCAGTTCATTTTGATTGCAAATTGGGGATATCTGATTCAGTGTGTGCCTTCTTGTCAGCATAGCCCTGTTGCTGCTCCCATGAGCTGTGCTTGAGTCCCTGAATCCAGAATGGTACACAAGCTAATGTTTCCTTTTTGACTTAATCTTGCTGATCTCTCCTTATCTTGCAGACGATCTGGCCTCATCTAGAGTCCGCCTCTATTTCTTCATCTCGAATGAAGGGAACCAGAACTTGTTTGTCGTTCAAGCCAGCCTGTGGCTTTACTTGAAGCTGCTTCCATATGTCTTAGAGAAAGGCAGCAGGCGAAAAGTAAGAGTCAAAGTCTATTTCCAAGACCCGGACACTAGCAACAAGTGGAATGTGGTTGAAAAGAAAGTTGATCTCAAAAGAAGTGGTTGGCACACTTTTCCTATGACAGAAGCGATCCAGGCTCTGtttgagagaggagaaaggagactgAATTTGGATGTTCAATGTGAGGGTTGTGAAGAGTATTCAGTGCTGCCAATTTATGTGGACCCCGGGGAGGAATCCCACCGGCCTTTTTTAGTGGTGCAAGCCCGCCTTGCCGATAACAAACACAGGATCCGGAAAAGAGGCCTGGAGTGCGATGGCAGGACCAATCTATGTTGCAGGCAACAGTTTTACATTGACTTTAGACTCATTGGGTGGAATGACTGGATCATAGCACCATCAGGTTACTATGGGAATTACTGTGAAGGGAGCTGCCCGGCCTACTTGGCCGGCGTCCCGGGGTCGGCTTCCTCCTTTCACACCGCCGTCGTGAATCAGTACCGAATGCGGGGGCTGAACCCGGGCACCGTGAACTCCTGTTGCATTCCAACCAAACTTAGCACAATGTCAATGCTGTACTTTGATGATGAATACAACATTGTGAAAAGGGACGTTCCCAATATGATTGTGGAAGAATGTGGTTGTGCTTGATTTAAGGtgtgtttttggggggggagagagaaagagagagagggcgagagagagagagagagaaacattcccatatgagatggtgttggaagaAGTTTCACTGTGTATCCAGGCATCAGTGTTGGAAAGTCACTGTGGTaaagtttggaaaaaaaaaaaaaaggaagaaaaaaaaatcatttcactTTGGTGTCAAGACAGTGGCAGTTTGTGGATCTTGGACACTTATATATTCTACCACTTATAAGTTAATGCTATGAAATATCttaaagacacacacacacacacacacacaaacacacacacacaaaacgtGGGCACGCACATGAACACGCgctcatacacacacacagagacacacacagagacacacagacacacacacaaggcaGCTCGGAAAAGGGACATAAGCACAGAAAGTCAGTGACCAGTGACGACGGACCAAAATGCCTGCCAGTACGAGTGAACGGCTGAGCAGCTGTTTCCCCGCCTGCCAGCAAAGCCAGACCGAAATGAGCTCCCTTTGCTCAGGCAAAAGCACAGACTGCGAGAACACAACATATTCTTGCACGCAGGTGTTGAAACGACCaaacttagaaaaaaaaaaagaaaaaagggaaaaaaaaaggttgaccATCACCTCTTAGGTCTAATGGGAAGCTGCAGGACACCTAGCTTGGGAGGTGATCACTTCCTCTTAATTTCAATTTATCTAAATGAAAACATCACAGATAGCCGCATCTTCCTACAGCACTTCCAGTAAGGAATCACGTGGTAccatcacagagagagagaaaaaggggacAGACACATAAGCAACTGCTGTATTTATAACATCTGACCATTGCAAAGTCGCAAGCTGGGCTGGCATGATCTGATGCTTTAAGTGCCCGCTAGCAATCCGTGGATGGCTACACCCACCGTGTCTTGGAAAAGTGTATCTGATACCATATCTGGACTGTGTTGACCACTGGCATCTCTCGCTGTTCAGAGAACAAAAAGCCAGAGTTGCAATCTGTGTTCTTCAACAGGGCACTCAGAAAGGACACATCACGTGGGGGTCGGGCAACCAAGTAACTGCCACCATGGCTAAACCAAGGAACCCTAAAGAGGAGTGACAGTAACAGAGTGGAGACATTCTGAAAAATGCAGTGCATTTAATAACAGGCGAGGAACATTTTAACAAGtcttggaaaggaggagagtgCTTTCAATTTCCTTACCAGGAGGTGTCAAGAATGGCCATAAAGATCAGAAAATAATGATACAGCATAGCACTTGCAAACTGCTTGAATGCACGTATAATAGCACTTGCAAATTTCAATGCCTTGAAAAGTGGTACTTGATAGTGCACTTATCTTTGCTCACTATCTAGGTAAACAGGTGCCGCATGAGCTATGCAATTTAAAGTGTTGACCCATACTAGACAAAACTGGACTTATGATATgacttttttatatttttttatacTTGAAATTAaatcttttgcttcttttttaaaGCGAATGATTGCTTTTAATGTTTGCACTGATTTAGTTGCATGattagtcaaaaaaaaaaaacaaaactgccatttgaaaaaaaaaaaaaaaaggttatttttATAGCAGCAAAAAAATGAATACAGTTAAATGTATTATACATAAATTTTGGAACCAAAGAGGCCAACATATTAGTTATAATTTTTATGAGGTGGCGAAGCCATCGTATATCATGTAGTCATGCTGAGCAATCCCTCACGAGGCCTACCAATTGTTTCAGGGTACAAAATGGATTCTGTTTGTTCTATTCAGTGTCTTTTCTATACCATACGCACATGGAAcgtagagtgaaaaaaaaaaaaagagtaaaaaaataaaaagtactaTTGTAGAATACATTACAATATGTGCATTCTTTAAATCCAGTTTTTATGTTTATTTAATAAAGTTCCTTTTAGGTTCTGTTCCATAATAATTTAAACCAAACAATTTTCACTTAGATTCGCTGTTGAGGTATTTTACATTTGTGTAcagtttaaataaataaaaaaaagattGAAAACTGGATgtgactgttttttttttctttctttcttgttttgtttttcttttttctttcttttttttctttctatttgcaagccgcccccccccccccccccagcatctaACATCTGGAGAAACTTGCTTACTTCCAGGACTGAATGTGGCTGCAGACGGTGAACTGTCGCATTAGACTGTGGTTGTGTTAGTCATTGCAGAAGCCCTTGTCTGAGAGCTCAGCTGCAATCCTAAAAATGCTGCACTCTAGTTTTATTGCCGTCTGTACATGTAagcatctgctttttttttctatctgcatcagtgctggggctctgggcGCAGGACTAGGCGCTGTTCCGCATACCTGCAGGTCATTTACAGCAAGTTCCTGGTTCACCTGCTGTGTAAGAATGTAACTTCTTGTCTAGGTCACTCCCTTATTGGTTACAAGAAGCAAAAAAATAGCATGGAAAGCACTTCCAGGAAAAAGAAGTCAGTATTCAGTTTGATGAactttaattttttgttttaatgtttttGTTAAATTAGCTAGCATCAGggagaggttttttttccctgagtaaAACATAGTCCCTTTagtaacaaaaccccaaaatattgAGAAATACTCATAGAAATTCTCATTAGCTGTGCCTATATCCAGATATTGATTTCATTGATCTTCAGAGataaattcttcctcctggaaACCTGAGCAAATGCCAGCTAAAGCTGACAGAAGGACCTCTGTTGACTTAGCAAACATTGGATCTGACCCTGAGACCTAAAAAGTGTTGAAGAAGCAAGTTCATGCAACTAATGATGGGTTGTAGTTACATTCAAGTGTAGCTCTGCCCATCCCTCCCCAAAACCAGGCACTGGggttaatttttattattattttttttttttcctgggagaCCTTCAGGAGCAATTTGCTGTGGCTCTGTCAACAACCTGCTGCACAGAACTTTGTCCCCCAgaccaatttaaaaaaaatctattttagCTTTCTTACCACCTTGAACTGTGTGCTTATTCTCAAAGCCACCACTTGCTGTTCCTTCTTAGCAGTTTCTCCTAATCCTTGTTCTCTGGGTCAACCATGCTACTGATGAATTTAATAAATTCTCCATGAAATCATTGGCAAATACATCCCTTCAGTCTAGAGGCACATTTGGCCCCATATGACACCATCATTATGAATGACTGGGCTGTGCTTCTAAAAATATATTAAGAAATCTTGTCCATTGAAATACAAGGCCTCAGAGGTTGGGTCCAGTTAGGTTTCATTCTTAATTGAAACTATTTGGTTTCTGGGGTCAAAGGCAAGCCTGGTACTGAACTCCCGTGTTGTCTCAGGAGGAAAACTGGTTGTCTCAGTGTGTGGCATTTGGACCTGcagcctcagggagctgcaggcagcctggatgCCATGAGGTTGGGCTGGCCAGGAGTGAGGGGCAGGAAGAAGCTATGCTCAGCAAAAACCCACAAGCGAGCACAGGATCCTGAACTCATTCACAAACGCTGGCAATGATCACCCCTTATCTTGGTAAAGACCTCTCTCAACTTCCTTGccatgccttccctgctcccctattTGCAGCTATGGCCCTGACATTCATGGAGCAGAAATAGAAATACAAAGGAGAGAATCAATCAGGATGGTGTGAGGGGCATCATCCAGGAGTGGGAAAAACTGGAGTATAGTCCAGGTTCTCAGGTACATCTATTTTGTATGAAACAGTCTCTAGAAATGGATCTGAGCAGAACATGAATTGAGATTTCATTGAATCGTTCCCTGCTCTGAGCATGCTGCAGTCAGTGAGGTATTCCTGAgtcctggtgccagcagcaaccTGACACAGATTTCTAgactaaaatgaaataaaatttaaaaggtCTTTAATTTTGTGGGACAAATGTGAGGcttagtgggttttttttagaaaTGTGGCAAGGCTACTGGTCTTGCCAGTTTTCTTTTGCAGAAGGCTGCAagaatttacctttttttcatCTTCTACCTCCTGCATTTTTGAAATCAGgcaaaatgaaaaatgagaTGCTCAAGACTGATGGCTACTTTTTTAAAATCTTGAGGCTTATTTTCCTATCTGTTATTCCCCTCCTATAAAACTGAGCATCCAGTTTAATTGCCTTATGTCAGGTTAGCTACTGTACCTAACAAAAAGAGGTGGGTCAGGTCCGTACCCTCACCCTGAGGTGATTGAGTGTGTGTCTCTCTTATCTCTGATAGGCTTTGAATTTGGTTTTGTAAATGCTAAATCATTGTTTTCTGTCATGTGGCAGAGTCAGTCTCTTCAGCTGGAAAATCTTTGTCCTGTAAAATATTCTATCCCAAACAAAACCTTGGTTCTGGTGCCTGGACCCCCCACTGGTGTTAATGAGGATGGTGCGAACAGGGTGACTGTCACGATGTGGTGCAACAGAGCACTTGGTGGATTAACTCTGCATACATCACGTATTTCCAACACATAACAAACACCTGCTCCAAAATTGCCAGCTCTCACCTCTTTTGCTTTGTTACTTGTGAGAGATGAAGTCAGCAGCTGAAATTAAT harbors:
- the INHBB gene encoding inhibin beta B chain translates to MDGAARRGVLAVLLACGLLLLGAAATPTPPAPAGGSPQDTCTSCGFRRPEEPGKVDGDFLEAVKRHILSRLQMRDRPNITHAVPKAAMVTALRKLHAGKVREDGRVEIPSLDGQASSGPPAHDPVSEIISFAETDDLASSRVRLYFFISNEGNQNLFVVQASLWLYLKLLPYVLEKGSRRKVRVKVYFQDPDTSNKWNVVEKKVDLKRSGWHTFPMTEAIQALFERGERRLNLDVQCEGCEEYSVLPIYVDPGEESHRPFLVVQARLADNKHRIRKRGLECDGRTNLCCRQQFYIDFRLIGWNDWIIAPSGYYGNYCEGSCPAYLAGVPGSASSFHTAVVNQYRMRGLNPGTVNSCCIPTKLSTMSMLYFDDEYNIVKRDVPNMIVEECGCA